GCAAAATGAAGATTGCAAAGTGTAAAAGTCAAATTTATTTCTGTCTACATTTTGAGTGCAAAAGTCAAATCTGGCAAAAGGCGATTTTGCATTTTTCAATTTGCATTTTGCATTCTGCATTCTGCATTGAGCCATTGCGCTTAACGCTTTGGGAGTTTTATTTCTGTCACTGCTCCATCTTTTAACTTCAACGAAATCTTATTATTATTTCTATTTATACTGAAAATTTCGTTATAACTGATAAAATCCTTGTCATAAAAACCAGTTTTGCACCCTCTTATATAAATACCATTATTATCTGATTTGAAAATATATAAGGGTAAATTCCTGTAATACAAATACCCCATAACAATAGCTATAGCAATAAAAATAGGCGAATAAATATAACCATTATCCACTCTAAAAATTAAAACCAATGAAATTAGGATTATTGGAAATATAAATAGAATTAAACTTATTAGTCGATTTCTTTTTATTTCCATGTTATACACCCCTATTTTTTAAATAAACCACAGGGATTAAAGATTGTTATTTTTTCAGAAAAAATTATAAATATTTACAGGCATCTAAAATTTGCTTTTTGTGATGTTCAATTATGTGCTCCGGTGTCCCCCATGCCTTTGAGATCTTTGCCATCTCATTAACCACTTTACAAATACCTTCTTTTGTAGGATTATCAAAATCCTCATTGAATCTCTTAAACATCATCTTCACCATATTATACACACTGCTTCTAATACTTTCATCATCAGGTTGTTGTCCCAGTTTTTGTTTGGTAAAAGCAATTGTTTCTTTCTGAGCATGAAAGAAACATTCCAGAATTAAATCTCTAAGCTTTACTGGTGTCAGATCATCAAGGCTCTTTTTGGGAATATTCCACAATTCGCGTGAACCAACGTTCTCTGACATATCCCCTACCATAAAAATGTCAGACTTAAATAAGCAAAATAAATAAAAAAAATCAATAAATATTAGAATTTTTGTAACTATTGCTTTACATAAAATTGGCTGTATCGTATATTGAAGGAACCGTAAAATTATCATTGCTACTAAATCCCAAATTATGGTTTAAAACTTACCTGAGATTTTTTTAAATTCCCGCAGCAAACATGGAGGTATTATGTCTGAAGTAATAATATTAATGGGATCAAAAAGTGATATTGAATGGTCTAAGAAAATAGCAAGTTCATGCGAGAAATTTGGAATAAAGGCAACCTTAAGAGTTGCTTCCGCTCATAAAACCCCTCTAAAATGCCTCGAGATAATAAAAGAATATGAAAATAAAGACGTTGTCTTTATTACTGTTGCTGGTAGAAGTAATGCATTGAGTGGGTTTGTAGATGCTCAAACTGACAAACCTGTTATTTCCTGTCCTCCCTATGGTGATAAGTTTGCTGGTGCCGATATATTCTCTTCTATAAGAATGCCATCAGGCGTTGCACCTATGCTCGTTTTGGAACCAGAGAATGCTGGCCTCGCAGCTGCTAAGATTCTGGCTTTAACTGATTCAGATATAAAAAAGAAAGTAATCGAATATCAGAGGAAAATGAAAGAAAAAATTCAAAAAGATGACGAGGAG
This genomic stretch from Candidatus Neomarinimicrobiota bacterium harbors:
- the purE gene encoding 5-(carboxyamino)imidazole ribonucleotide mutase produces the protein MSEVIILMGSKSDIEWSKKIASSCEKFGIKATLRVASAHKTPLKCLEIIKEYENKDVVFITVAGRSNALSGFVDAQTDKPVISCPPYGDKFAGADIFSSIRMPSGVAPMLVLEPENAGLAAAKILALTDSDIKKKVIEYQRKMKEKIQKDDEEING